A genomic stretch from Eptesicus fuscus isolate TK198812 chromosome 15, DD_ASM_mEF_20220401, whole genome shotgun sequence includes:
- the EXOSC3 gene encoding exosome complex component RRP40 isoform X3, translating to MAQAAAVAAVSLAGGRARAARAVLDQVVLPGEELLLPEQEDAEGLGGAGERPLRLNAGVRSRVRVVCGPGLRRCGDRLLVTKCGRLRHKEPSGGGGGGVYWVDSQQKRYVPVKGDHVIGIVTAKSGDIFKVDVGGSEPASLSYLAFEGATKRNRPNVQAASSRL from the exons ATGGCTCAAGCGGCGGCGGTCGCAGCCGTGTCCCTCGCGGGTGGCAGGGCGCGGGCGGCGCGCGCGGTGCTAGATCAGGTGGTGCTGCCGGGTGAGGAGCTGCTACTGCCCGAGCAGGAggatgctgaaggcctgggaggtgcaGGGGAGCGGCCGCTGCGCCTAAATGCCGGCGTGCGCTCCCGGGTGCGCGTAGTGTGCGGCCCGGGCTTGCGGCGTTGTGGCGACCGCCTCCTGGTCACCAAGTGCGGCCGCCTCCGGCACAAGGAGcccagcggcggcggcggtggcggcgttTACTGGGTGGACTCGCAGCAGAAACGG TATGTCCCAGTGAAAGGAGACCATGTGATTGGCATAGTGACAGCTAAATCTGGAGATATATTTAAAGTTGATGTTGGAGGGAGCGAGCCAGCATCTTTGTCTTACTTGGCATTTGAAGGTGCAACTAAAAGAAACAGACCAAATGTGCAG GCTGCTAGCTCCAGACTGTGA
- the EXOSC3 gene encoding exosome complex component RRP40 isoform X1, which produces MAQAAAVAAVSLAGGRARAARAVLDQVVLPGEELLLPEQEDAEGLGGAGERPLRLNAGVRSRVRVVCGPGLRRCGDRLLVTKCGRLRHKEPSGGGGGGVYWVDSQQKRYVPVKGDHVIGIVTAKSGDIFKVDVGGSEPASLSYLAFEGATKRNRPNVQVGDLIYGQFVVANKDMEPEMVCIDSCGRANGMGVIGQDGLLFKVTLGLIRKLLAPDCEILQEVGKLYPLEIVFGMNGRIWVKAKTIQQTLILANILEACEHMTADQRKQIFSRLAES; this is translated from the exons ATGGCTCAAGCGGCGGCGGTCGCAGCCGTGTCCCTCGCGGGTGGCAGGGCGCGGGCGGCGCGCGCGGTGCTAGATCAGGTGGTGCTGCCGGGTGAGGAGCTGCTACTGCCCGAGCAGGAggatgctgaaggcctgggaggtgcaGGGGAGCGGCCGCTGCGCCTAAATGCCGGCGTGCGCTCCCGGGTGCGCGTAGTGTGCGGCCCGGGCTTGCGGCGTTGTGGCGACCGCCTCCTGGTCACCAAGTGCGGCCGCCTCCGGCACAAGGAGcccagcggcggcggcggtggcggcgttTACTGGGTGGACTCGCAGCAGAAACGG TATGTCCCAGTGAAAGGAGACCATGTGATTGGCATAGTGACAGCTAAATCTGGAGATATATTTAAAGTTGATGTTGGAGGGAGCGAGCCAGCATCTTTGTCTTACTTGGCATTTGAAGGTGCAACTAAAAGAAACAGACCAAATGTGCAG GTCGGAGATCTCATTTATGGACAATTTGTGGTTGCTAATAAAGATATGGAACCAGAGATGGTTTGTATTGACAGCTGTGGACGAGCCAACGGAATGGGTGTGATTGGACAGGATGGTCTACTTTTTAAAGTGACTTTGGGCTTAATTAGAAA GCTGCTAGCTCCAGACTGTGAAATCCTACAGGAAGTGGGAAAACTGTACCCACTGGAAATAGTGTTTGGAATGAATGGAAGAATATGGGTGAAGGCAAAAACCATTCAGCAGACCTTAATTTTGGCAAACATTTTAGAAGCTTGTGAACATATGACAGCAgatcaaagaaaacaaatcttCTCCAGGTTGGCAGAAAGTTGA
- the EXOSC3 gene encoding exosome complex component RRP40 isoform X2 — MAQAAAVAAVSLAGGRARAARAVLDQVVLPGEELLLPEQEDAEGLGGAGERPLRLNAGVRSRVRVVCGPGLRRCGDRLLVTKCGRLRHKEPSGGGGGGVYWVDSQQKRVGDLIYGQFVVANKDMEPEMVCIDSCGRANGMGVIGQDGLLFKVTLGLIRKLLAPDCEILQEVGKLYPLEIVFGMNGRIWVKAKTIQQTLILANILEACEHMTADQRKQIFSRLAES; from the exons ATGGCTCAAGCGGCGGCGGTCGCAGCCGTGTCCCTCGCGGGTGGCAGGGCGCGGGCGGCGCGCGCGGTGCTAGATCAGGTGGTGCTGCCGGGTGAGGAGCTGCTACTGCCCGAGCAGGAggatgctgaaggcctgggaggtgcaGGGGAGCGGCCGCTGCGCCTAAATGCCGGCGTGCGCTCCCGGGTGCGCGTAGTGTGCGGCCCGGGCTTGCGGCGTTGTGGCGACCGCCTCCTGGTCACCAAGTGCGGCCGCCTCCGGCACAAGGAGcccagcggcggcggcggtggcggcgttTACTGGGTGGACTCGCAGCAGAAACGG GTCGGAGATCTCATTTATGGACAATTTGTGGTTGCTAATAAAGATATGGAACCAGAGATGGTTTGTATTGACAGCTGTGGACGAGCCAACGGAATGGGTGTGATTGGACAGGATGGTCTACTTTTTAAAGTGACTTTGGGCTTAATTAGAAA GCTGCTAGCTCCAGACTGTGAAATCCTACAGGAAGTGGGAAAACTGTACCCACTGGAAATAGTGTTTGGAATGAATGGAAGAATATGGGTGAAGGCAAAAACCATTCAGCAGACCTTAATTTTGGCAAACATTTTAGAAGCTTGTGAACATATGACAGCAgatcaaagaaaacaaatcttCTCCAGGTTGGCAGAAAGTTGA